A portion of the Rhizophagus irregularis chromosome 17, complete sequence genome contains these proteins:
- a CDS encoding uncharacterized protein (SECRETED:cutsite_VQA-AD; SECRETED:prob_0.9365); SECRETED:SignalP(1-32) yields the protein MPLNLRIFVLFHDYFFLILCLTIFAITPVVQAADVRSFCKCVCDQNSTIVPLRINQTCSDCNLAFCKENTSKEDCDIPTCFQRDSYKDEVIVYFYIIITSGLLLIALTKPYIERWWRRTNPPHTYTSMPNS from the exons aTGCCATTAAATTTAAggatttttgttttatttcatgattatttttttttaatattatgtttaaCTATTTTTGCTATAACACCAGTAGTTCAAGCGGCAGATGTTAGATCATTTTGTAAATGCGTTTGTGATCAAAATTCAACAATTGTTCCtttaagaataaatcaaaCATGTTCTGATTGTAATTTAGctttttgtaaagaaaatacTTCAAAAGAGGATTGTGATATTCCTACGTGTTTTC AACGAGATTCTTACAAGGATGAAGTTATTGtatatttctatattattataacgAGTGGATTACTTCTAATAGCTCTTACAAAACCTTATATAGAAAGATGGTGGAGA AGGACAAATCCACCACATACTTACACTTCAATGCCGAAtagttag
- a CDS encoding uncharacterized protein (SECRETED:cutsite_VQA-AD; SECRETED:prob_0.9365); SECRETED:SignalP(1-32) has translation MPLNLRIFVLFHDYFFLILCLTIFAITPVVQAADVRSFCKCVCDQNSTIVPLRINQTCSDCNLAFCKENTSKEDCDIPTCFQRDSYKDEVIVYFYIIITSGLLLIALTKPYIERWWRVSLFFYTVIFFKEITNYQINY, from the exons aTGCCATTAAATTTAAggatttttgttttatttcatgattatttttttttaatattatgtttaaCTATTTTTGCTATAACACCAGTAGTTCAAGCGGCAGATGTTAGATCATTTTGTAAATGCGTTTGTGATCAAAATTCAACAATTGTTCCtttaagaataaatcaaaCATGTTCTGATTGTAATTTAGctttttgtaaagaaaatacTTCAAAAGAGGATTGTGATATTCCTACGTGTTTTC AACGAGATTCTTACAAGGATGAAGTTATTGtatatttctatattattataacgAGTGGATTACTTCTAATAGCTCTTACAAAACCTTATATAGAAAGATGGTGGAGAgtaagtctttttttttatactgtaattttttttaaagaaattactaattatcagattaattattaa